The Paenibacillus amylolyticus genome contains the following window.
CGGCATCAGCGTAACCATATGCACTCAGCAGATCGGGATGTACCAAAATGAGACCAAGCACGATCCCGAGCAGCGGACTGCCGCCGAACCGTTTTACAGCTGCCCAACCAATCAGAGCCGGCAGGAACGTAAAGGCTGTACTCGCAATCGTATTAATAATGGACGCAAGATCCTTCCAGGCTGGATAGACATCCACCAGTGATTTTCCATCAAAGAAAATGCCTGGACCTGTCAGAATGTTGTTAATTCCGAGCAAAAGACCTGCCGTAATGATCGCAGGCAAGATCGGAATGAAAATATCCGAGAGGGTTTTGATCGCTCGTTGAATTGGATTTTGCTTTTTACCAGCGACCGCCTTCACATCATCCTTGGAAGAACGTTCTCCCCGGTAATCTGAATCATCTCATCATAGACCTTATCCACCAGACCTGGCCCGATAACGACCTGAAATTGACCCTGGGAAGAGAATTGTCCTTTGACCAGATCATTCTGATCCAATCTTTCGGTATCCACTTTACTCTCATCATACAAGGCAAACCGGAGTCGTGTAACACAGTGTGTTGCGGCTTCAATATTCTCTTTGCCACCGACTGCCCGGACGATCTCCTCAACCTGTTTTTTATCAATTGCCATAGTGTCACTTCCTATTTATAAAATGTGATTAGTCCTGTTGTGGTACAAGCCACATATAGGATGCATACGGACTGAGGGAGATTTCCTGTGTCAGAGCAGGAGCTGCCTCCGTATTTCCTATGAGTAACTCTGCGGATTTGGCTGCAATGTGATCCTTCCAGACCGCTTCCGGCAGGGAGAATGTGACATTCCGTTTACTGAAGTTCGATACAACAATCAGGGTTTCACTTCCATTGGTCCGTGCGTAAGCAAACACATCTGGATGTGCATTATCCAATCGTTCATACAGACCGTCGGTGAGTACGTTCACCTGTTTACGCAGGGCAATCAATTTGCGGTAGTGGTAGTAGATGGAATCCGGGTCTGCCAGTCTGCTGTTCCACGTGAATGGAAGGATACCGCTCATCCACCTTCAGCCAAGGTGTTCCCGTAGTGAAGCCAGCATTCTGACTTCCATTCCATTGCATCGGTGTCCGTGAGTTGTCCCGGGAGCGCTCCTTCACAATCTGGAATGCTTCTTCCGCAGATTTTCCTCGTTCTTCCTGAAGCAAGCGGTACATGTTCGTTGATTCGATATCGCGGAACTCGCTAACGTCATTCCAGACTGGATTCGGCATGCCGATCTCTTCACCCTGGTAGACATAAGGCGTACCTTGCATTCCGTGTATCGTTGTTGCAAGCATCTTCGCACTCTCGGCACGATAATCCCCGTCATCGGCGAATCGGGATAACGCACGCGGCTGGTCATGGTTATTCAGGAACAGCGCATTCCAGCCGCCACCGGCCTGCATGCCTGTCTGCCACTCACTGAAGAGCTGCTTCATCGCTTCAAAATCATACGGCATCAGTTCCCACTTCTGACCATTCGGATAGTCCACTTTCAGGTGATGGAAGTTAAACGTCATCGAAAATTCGCGGGAAGCCGGGTTCGAATATTGAATGCAATGTTCCAGTGTTGTGGAGGACATTTCTCCTACAGTCACCATGTTGTACGGTCCAAATACTTCGTTGTACATCTCGGTGATGTATTCATGTACACGCGGTCCATCCGTGTAGTACTTGCGTCCATCCCCTGGGGATACGCTGCCATCGTCATCCGGGAAACGCTGATCTTTGGAGATCAGGTTGATCACGTCCATACGGAAACCGTCTACACCTTTTCGGCCCAAAACTTAATCATATCCCGTACCGCTTTGCGTACTTCTTCATTCTCCCAATTGAGATCTGCCTGCGTTTTATCAAATAGAGTCAAGAAATATTGTCCCGTCTGTTCATCATACTGCCAAGCAGGTCCACCGAACTTGGATTGCCAGTTGTTCGGCACACCGCCATCCGGGGCAGGATCTTTCCAAATATAATAATCCCGATACGGATTATCCTTGGAAGAGCGGGATTGCTGGAACCACTCATGATCGGTCGAGGAGTGATTCACCACGATATCAATCATCAGTTTCATATCGCGAGCCTTCAGACCTTTCAGCAGTTCGTCAAAATCCTCCATCGTCCCATAATCCGGATTAATCCGGTAATAGTCCGCTACGTCATATCCATTATCATGTTGCGGGATACATATACCGGCTGCAACCACACAATATCGATACCCAGATGCTGCAAATAATCAAGCTTCTCGGTTAATCCACGAATATCTCCGGTACCCGATCCGGTTGTATCATTAAAACTCTTCGGATATACCTGATACACTGTTGATGTCTTCCACCAAGATGACGGAGTTGTGTTATTAGAACTCATGTTAACGCCTCCAATAAATTGTATTGCTCGTGTAATGTTCTCGATTAACTACATATCTATATTACATAAGTAAACATGTATATACAAGTTGAAACTATAAACTGATTATTCTCCGCCTCTTCTACACATTCCCCATAAATCTTTCCTGTGTAACATTTATTTTGGAGCCTGCGTTCGTGAACGCCATGATATCTGTATTGGCACAACAAGAAACCGTCTGTTCTTCCCACAATGGATGTGGGCAACAGACGGTCTGGTATGGTTATCTCTAAAGTTTATATTTCATTGTTGGTGTATTTGCTTGTTGCGAGGCACATGCCCTTATGACATCTCCGGTGAAACAGAACCTTTCCCTTGCTTTTCCTGTAAGTTTAACTTCAATAGGGATCGTGCAGCCTGTTCTTCCTTTTCCAGTTCAGCAGCACTAATCTCCCCAGAGAGTACGGCACGCATTCGCTTTTGATCCAGCAGGCCTTCCCATTTTGCGACCACGAATGCCGCAACACAGTTGCCCATCAGGTTTGTGAAAACACGCATGGTATCCATAAAACGATCTGCACCAAGCAGCAGAGCAACCGCTGCTACCGGAAAAGCATTGACGGCAACTGCCGTCGCGGACAGGGCCAGGAATGCAGAGCCAGGCACGCCTGCCATGCCTTTGGAACTTAACATCAACACCAGCAAAATCGTAATCTGCTGCATAAACGTCAGTTCAATTCCTACGGCCTGAGCCACAAAGACTGTTGCCAACGATAAATAGATCGAAGCGCCATCCAGATTGAATGAATACCCCGTCGGCACCACAAGCCCCACAACTGCACGATCACATCCTGCCTTGGTTAGTTTGTCCATCATGCGTGGCATCACCACTTCCGATGATCCGGTCCCAATCGCCAGCATCACTTCAGAACGGGTATACTTCACAAATTGCAGGAAGTTCAGTCCGGTAATCCACCAGGCAGCGAGTGCCAACATGATGAGAAACAGCAGCGCTGCGCCGTAACAGGCCAGAATCAGCAGACCAAAGGACGACAATGTGGAAGCCCCATACGCACCTACTGTGTAGGCCATGGCTCCAAATGCACCGATCGGCGCAAGTTTCATGATATAACCGATGATGCGGAACACAATACCAAGCAAGTTCTCAATCAGCGTCAAAACATTCTCTTTCGCCTTACTTTCCGTTGCTGCCAGCGCAACCCCGAACAGGCATGCCACGAGCAATACTTGCAGAAGTGCATTCTGTGCAAAGGCATCGACAACACTTGTCGGAATAATATTCATGATAAAGTCTACCGTATGCGGTAACTCGGAACCATTCGTTTTCGCTTCAATGCCACTTGCATCTATGGTTGAAGGGTCCACGTTCATTCCGGCACCTGGGCGAAGCAGATTGGCTGTTCCCAGTCCAAGTACCAGCGCCACTGTAGTTGCAATTTCGAACCACACGATGGCTTTCAATCCAATGCGACCTACCGACTTCAGATCCCCGATCTTGGCAATGCCTGTCACAATCACCATGAAAATCAGTGGTGCGATGATCATCTTAATCAATTTGATGAAACCTGTTCCGAGCGGTTGCAGCAAGCTGCCCAGATCCGGCCACAGGATGCCTACGCAAATCCCGATGACTACCGCTACAATAATTTGAAAAAATAATGATTTCACAAATGACATAAACGCTCCCCCTGTTTGCGGTCAATTCGGATTTCCGTTTGGTTTCCGTGTAACTTTTTATATCATTCCAGACGAGCGTTCAACAATGGAATTTCGATGTTTTTGTCATTTGTACCAACTCTAACAGTGAAAATTGAACCTGAAACCGAAAAAGACGAATATCGCGTCAGTTATCTTGACGTGATATTCGTCTTTATCCATAAATCCATTTATTATTGAACAGGGGTTAAATGTGGTTTACAGGGTAATGGAATCTCCCGGAGCCAGCACACGACCTTCCAGCCCTTTGGCAGCCAGTTGTTGCACGAAGTGTTCCGCATCCTGACGAATCACCGGGAATGTATCATAATGGACTGGAATCGTCAGTTTGGCATTGAACCATTCGGCCGCTTGCAGCGCATCCTCAGGTCCCATGGTGAAATGTCCACCGATCGGCAAGAAAGCTACGTCAATATCATGGCGATCCCCAATCATTTTCATATCCCCGAAAAGACTCGTGTCTCCGGCATGCAAAATCGTTTTACCACCAATTGTAATGATATATCCAGCTGGCACACCTGCATACATAATCCGCTGTTCTTCTTCCAGCACAATCCCGGAAGTATGGAATGCCTGAATCATTTTGGCTTGAGCAAAGCCAAGATCCACTGTTCCGCCCATGTTCATGCCGAGCGTGTCCAGACCTTTCCAGGACATATATGTAGCCAACTCCACAATAGCCACAACTTTGGCGTTATTTGCTTTGGCAATAGGCTCAGCATCGAGGATGTGATCCATATGTGCATGTGTCAGCAACACAACATCGGTCTTGATATCCTCAGGTTTTGCGATTGCAAGCTCGTTGCCACGCAGGAAAGGATCAATGATCAGAGACTTATCTTCTGTGCCCAGCTGTACACTGGAGTGACCATGGTACGTAATATTCAACAACTTGGGTTCCTCCTGACATATGTTTTGATTATTTGAAACCACTATTGATTATAAATCATAGTTCTTCATCAACGCAAAATTGGATATCTTGCGTCTCACTGCTTCATGCGATACACCCTTGCTTCATAAGGTTGGAGCAGGATCGCACCTTCATCCGTAGAATAACGTCTGCTGACATTGCTGATCAGCAGTTTGGCTTTCTCGGCACTCCACCCTTCAGGCCACTGCATCTCAGGCTCATGTCCTCGAAAATTCAGAATGACCAACATCTGCTCCTCATCCAGCGTTCGGATATAGGCATAGATATCCGGATCGTCCGGCAGCAGCAGTTCATACACACCATAAATAAGCACCTTATGTTGTTTGCGAAGCGCAATTAATTTCCTGTAATAATGCAAAATGGATTGCGGATCACTTTCGGCATCGGCTACATTAATCTCGGGATAATTATCATTCACCTGTATCCAGGGCTGACCTTGGGTAAAACCCGAATGTTCCGTATCATCCCATTGCATCGGCGTGCGAGCATTATCGCGACTCTTCAGCCAGATCGCCTGCATGATTTCATGCTTCGACTTTCCTTGACCAATGTAATGATTGTAATAATTTTTGGTCTCGATGTCCCGGTATTGCTCGATATCCGGGAAAGCAACATTGGTCATGCCGATCTCTTCTCCCTGATAGATGTAGGGCGTTCCTTCAAGCGTAAGCATCCATGTTGCCAGCATCTGAGCGGAACGTACCCGATATTTTCCATCATCACCAAAACGGGAAACCGGGCGTGGCTGGTCATGGTTGCCCATATAATTGGCGTTCCAGCCCCTTCCGTGCAAGACTGTTTGCCACCGGCTCATGATTTCTTTGAGATCGGTCAATTTCCATTCCTTATAGTTCCACTTCCCAATTCCGGAGGACTTGGCATCGATGAACATATGCTCAAACTGGAATACCATATTAAGCTCATCGCGATCCGTCCCCACATAAGCCAGCGCCTGCTCAGGTCCAAGTCCGGAAGTCTCGCCAACGGTCATCGGTCCGTAAGGCTTCAGGATCATGTTATTCAGCTTCTTCAGAATCGAATGGACCTGTTCCAGGTTGGAAAAGAGCTGATACGCCGGAACCACGGGCAGATTGCCTGGATTGTGCGCACTTGGCAGCCCCTCTGCCTTGGCGATATGCGCCACTGCATCGAAACGGAATCCGTCTACCCCTTTTTCCAGCCACCAATGCACCATCTCATACATCTCTTCTGCCATCTGTTCATTGTTCCAGTTGAGATCGGGTTGCTGTTCGGAATACAGATGCAGATAATATTCATTCGTCTCCGGATCATGCTTCCACACGGAACCTCCAAAATCAGGACTCCCAATTATTCGGCACCTGCCCATTTTTGCCTGAACGCCAAATATAATAATCCCGCTTCGGATTCACCTTTGATGACCGTGATTCGGCAAACCACGCATGTTCGTCCGATGTATGATTCAACACCAGATCCATCATGATCTTGAGGCCACGCTTATGTGCCTCTGCCAATAGTCGATCAAAATCCTCCATCGTGCCATATCTGCGCAAAATGGCGTAATAATCACGGATATCGTATCCGTTATCATGTCCCGGTGAATCGTAGATGGGACAGAGCCAGATCACATCCACGCCCAAATTCTCCAAATAATCGAGCTTCTCGCAGATCCCCTGCAAGTCGCCATATCCATCTCCGTCCGAATCCTTGAAGCTGTTCG
Protein-coding sequences here:
- the dctA gene encoding C4-dicarboxylate transporter DctA; this encodes MSFVKSLFFQIIVAVVIGICVGILWPDLGSLLQPLGTGFIKLIKMIIAPLIFMVIVTGIAKIGDLKSVGRIGLKAIVWFEIATTVALVLGLGTANLLRPGAGMNVDPSTIDASGIEAKTNGSELPHTVDFIMNIIPTSVVDAFAQNALLQVLLVACLFGVALAATESKAKENVLTLIENLLGIVFRIIGYIMKLAPIGAFGAMAYTVGAYGASTLSSFGLLILACYGAALLFLIMLALAAWWITGLNFLQFVKYTRSEVMLAIGTGSSEVVMPRMMDKLTKAGCDRAVVGLVVPTGYSFNLDGASIYLSLATVFVAQAVGIELTFMQQITILLVLMLSSKGMAGVPGSAFLALSATAVAVNAFPVAAVALLLGADRFMDTMRVFTNLMGNCVAAFVVAKWEGLLDQKRMRAVLSGEISAAELEKEEQAARSLLKLNLQEKQGKGSVSPEMS
- a CDS encoding metal-dependent hydrolase is translated as MLNITYHGHSSVQLGTEDKSLIIDPFLRGNELAIAKPEDIKTDVVLLTHAHMDHILDAEPIAKANNAKVVAIVELATYMSWKGLDTLGMNMGGTVDLGFAQAKMIQAFHTSGIVLEEEQRIMYAGVPAGYIITIGGKTILHAGDTSLFGDMKMIGDRHDIDVAFLPIGGHFTMGPEDALQAAEWFNAKLTIPVHYDTFPVIRQDAEHFVQQLAAKGLEGRVLAPGDSITL